A genomic segment from Rhodothermus sp. encodes:
- a CDS encoding cyclic nucleotide-binding domain-containing protein: MQALQRFYRRLFRLQEDAHTRELLHVLRHVSIFQHLPRRVLKTLLPYLHVRTYRRHEVIYFEGDPGLGLYIITRGTVRLLMENENGQFEELARLSEYDTCGHLALLGEFRRLETAQAATEVQVLGFFRPDLKLLLRRHPAVGAAVLQAVARYVAARQVALIELLGQSADRRQALIWLQEAGRHAEHRLPSLHAE; this comes from the coding sequence ATGCAAGCCCTGCAACGCTTCTATCGGCGCCTGTTCCGCCTACAGGAAGACGCCCACACCCGTGAGTTGCTGCACGTATTACGCCACGTCTCCATCTTTCAGCACTTACCCCGGCGCGTCTTAAAGACGCTGCTCCCCTACCTGCATGTCCGTACCTATCGTCGTCATGAAGTGATCTACTTCGAAGGCGATCCCGGGCTGGGCCTGTATATCATTACACGAGGCACCGTGCGCCTGCTTATGGAAAACGAAAACGGTCAGTTTGAAGAGCTGGCCCGGTTAAGCGAATACGACACCTGCGGTCATCTGGCGCTGCTGGGAGAATTTCGTCGGCTGGAGACGGCACAGGCAGCCACCGAGGTTCAGGTCCTGGGCTTCTTCCGTCCGGACCTTAAGCTACTGCTCCGACGCCATCCCGCCGTTGGCGCCGCTGTGCTCCAGGCAGTAGCCCGCTACGTAGCCGCTCGACAAGTCGCGCTTATTGAATTGCTGGGCCAGAGCGCCGATCGTCGGCAGGCACTGATCTGGCTACAGGAGGCCGGTCGCCACGCCGAACATCGCCTGCCTTCCCTCCATGCAGAATGA
- the rlmD gene encoding 23S rRNA (uracil(1939)-C(5))-methyltransferase RlmD — protein MLKKGAELELIVEKFADRGKSLTRVDGYVLFIDGGVPGDRARVRIVRRKKNYAEGRLVELLEPSPLRTEPRCRYFGTCGGCKWQHVRYEAQLEAKQQRVYEALVHHGGFEDVDVRPTLPAPRLYGYRNKMEFSFSADRWLTADEIASGQPLERHFAVGLHVPGNFYKVIDLEECHLPEPITVHLLNELRAFFKTRGWEPWDIREHRGYLRHLVIRTGTRTGEVMVNLVTSRYDEARMAELGAFLQQYFPEVTTLVNTINTRPAQVSYGEAVYTIFGPGVIHDCIGPFRFEIAPDAFFQTNTEQAERLYEVARELAALRPDDLVYDLYCGTGTISIFMAPHVRHVVGVELVASAVENARANAAANGITNCTFVAGDLLKVLTPTFVQTHGRPDVVIVDPPRGGMHPRVVRRIGQLRPERFVYVSCNPQTQARDLKLLREQYRIEAVQPVDLFPHTDHVECVVALRAC, from the coding sequence GTGCTGAAAAAAGGAGCTGAGCTGGAACTGATTGTCGAGAAATTTGCCGATCGCGGGAAATCGCTGACCCGCGTGGATGGGTACGTACTGTTCATCGACGGCGGCGTACCCGGCGACCGGGCCCGCGTACGCATCGTCCGGCGCAAGAAAAACTATGCGGAAGGCCGCCTTGTCGAACTGCTTGAACCAAGCCCGCTCCGCACCGAACCACGCTGCCGTTACTTTGGCACGTGCGGTGGCTGCAAATGGCAACACGTGCGCTATGAAGCACAACTCGAAGCCAAGCAACAGCGGGTCTACGAGGCGCTCGTCCACCATGGCGGCTTTGAGGACGTTGACGTTCGTCCTACCCTGCCCGCCCCTCGGCTGTACGGCTATCGCAACAAGATGGAGTTTTCCTTCAGCGCTGATCGCTGGCTGACCGCTGACGAGATCGCCAGCGGCCAACCACTCGAGCGCCATTTCGCTGTGGGTCTGCACGTGCCGGGCAACTTTTACAAAGTAATCGATCTGGAAGAATGCCACCTGCCTGAGCCGATCACGGTACACCTGCTCAATGAGCTGCGGGCGTTTTTCAAAACGCGTGGCTGGGAACCATGGGATATTCGAGAGCACCGGGGATACCTGCGCCACCTGGTCATCCGCACTGGCACACGCACCGGCGAAGTAATGGTGAACCTGGTCACCAGCCGTTACGACGAGGCACGCATGGCTGAGCTGGGCGCCTTTCTGCAGCAGTACTTTCCGGAAGTTACCACCCTGGTCAACACGATCAACACGCGGCCGGCCCAGGTGTCCTACGGGGAAGCTGTCTACACGATCTTCGGGCCGGGCGTTATCCACGACTGCATCGGGCCGTTTCGCTTTGAGATTGCGCCTGACGCCTTCTTCCAGACCAACACGGAGCAGGCCGAACGGCTTTATGAAGTGGCACGTGAGCTGGCGGCGCTGCGTCCGGACGACCTGGTGTATGACCTGTACTGCGGCACCGGAACAATCTCCATTTTTATGGCGCCGCATGTGCGACACGTCGTGGGAGTGGAGCTGGTAGCCTCGGCCGTAGAGAATGCCCGCGCCAACGCGGCCGCCAACGGCATCACGAACTGTACGTTCGTGGCCGGCGATCTGTTGAAGGTGCTCACGCCGACGTTTGTGCAAACGCACGGCCGCCCCGACGTGGTCATCGTCGATCCCCCACGCGGCGGTATGCATCCCCGGGTGGTTCGTCGCATCGGCCAGCTCCGTCCGGAGCGGTTCGTTTATGTGAGCTGCAATCCGCAAACGCAGGCGCGTGATCTGAAGCTGCTCCGCGAGCAATACCGAATCGAGGCCGTACAGCCCGTCGATCTGTTTCCGCATACCGACCATGTGGAATGCGTCGTTGCCCTGCGGGCCTGTTAA
- a CDS encoding NAD-dependent epimerase/dehydratase family protein: MTRGIAFVTGGTGFIGSHLVEELLRRGYREVRCLVRRELRWLKGLDIVPVRGDFSRIEVLWEAVRDADVVFHVAGVTRARDWATFERGNITATLNLLGAVLEANPNVHKVLITSSLAAVGYCPGGVATEASPLRPISAYGRSKALMEQALWAPRAEGPPFAEQLPIVVVRPPAVYGPREADIYTFFRTVSRGLCPIVGSGQHPELSLVHVRDLVRGMVDAAESDATTGQTYFIGSEQFYSWREIRDAALRALGRRALTVHIPPFLVEPIGALVELAGRLTGTYPPLNREKAREIRRACKMCAVDKARRDFGYRQQIGLEEGLQETITWYRQQGWL, translated from the coding sequence ATGACCCGAGGCATTGCCTTTGTTACCGGCGGAACCGGCTTTATCGGAAGCCACCTGGTCGAAGAGCTGCTACGCCGGGGCTACCGTGAAGTGCGTTGCCTGGTGCGCAGGGAGTTGCGCTGGCTGAAAGGGCTCGACATTGTACCTGTGCGCGGCGACTTCTCCCGGATCGAAGTGCTCTGGGAGGCCGTGCGCGATGCGGATGTGGTCTTTCACGTAGCAGGTGTGACGCGCGCCCGCGACTGGGCCACCTTCGAACGGGGCAACATCACGGCTACTCTCAACCTGCTGGGCGCTGTACTGGAGGCCAACCCGAACGTCCACAAGGTGCTCATCACCAGTAGCCTGGCAGCCGTAGGCTACTGCCCGGGCGGCGTGGCCACCGAGGCATCGCCCCTGCGTCCCATCAGTGCCTATGGCCGCAGTAAAGCTCTGATGGAACAGGCCCTGTGGGCCCCCCGTGCCGAAGGTCCTCCCTTTGCCGAACAGCTACCGATCGTGGTGGTGCGCCCACCGGCCGTCTACGGCCCTCGCGAAGCCGACATCTACACGTTCTTCCGAACCGTCAGCCGTGGCCTGTGCCCCATCGTCGGGAGCGGCCAACACCCGGAACTGAGCCTCGTGCACGTACGCGACCTGGTACGTGGCATGGTGGACGCCGCCGAGTCGGACGCCACCACCGGGCAAACCTACTTCATCGGTAGCGAACAGTTCTACTCCTGGCGCGAAATTCGAGACGCCGCGCTGCGTGCCCTGGGCCGCCGGGCCCTGACCGTCCACATTCCACCGTTTCTGGTGGAGCCCATCGGTGCGCTGGTAGAACTGGCCGGACGCCTGACCGGCACTTATCCCCCCCTCAACCGCGAAAAAGCCCGCGAAATCCGGCGCGCCTGCAAAATGTGCGCGGTGGACAAAGCCCGCCGCGACTTCGGCTACCGCCAGCAGATCGGCCTCGAAGAGGGCCTCCAGGAAACCATCACCTGGTACCGCCAGCAGGGCTGGCTGTAG
- a CDS encoding MFS transporter translates to MALRSEWRILLALWLMVLSASSQVIIMVPILPRIGATLGIGEVAQGSLITAYAVMLSVMALVAGPVSDRLGRRLMLLVGSGAMTGALLLHGLASSYGALLVVRAMAGMAGGLLSGAAVSYVGDYFPYERRGWANGWVMSGVAFGQIVGIPTGTLLAGWADFRWPFLMFGLTMALATMLIWRYVPQPPGVRSEAPLSLCEALRRYRGLLRQPTTSRSPLVYFLMFFSIGLFLIYLPTWLERMRGFRTQEIALLFLVGGLANVVAGPLAGWLSDRVGRKPLIVSATLGLAVLMAGAPLLMRSGPVIYGMFALAMALVGMRMSPLQSLLTALVPGAQRGSLMSLSIALGQLGIGISGVAAGWLYAQFGYLSTALLGALALLVMALVVGYGLPEPALKASAVDE, encoded by the coding sequence ATGGCGCTTCGGTCGGAATGGCGCATCCTGCTGGCGCTCTGGCTGATGGTTCTTTCGGCCAGCAGTCAGGTAATCATTATGGTGCCCATCCTGCCGCGCATTGGTGCCACGCTGGGTATTGGGGAAGTCGCGCAGGGTAGCTTGATTACGGCTTATGCGGTAATGCTCAGCGTGATGGCGCTGGTAGCGGGGCCTGTTTCGGATCGGCTGGGACGGCGACTGATGCTGCTGGTTGGAAGCGGTGCCATGACAGGTGCCCTGCTACTACATGGCTTGGCCTCCAGCTACGGTGCCCTGCTTGTTGTGCGGGCAATGGCTGGCATGGCCGGCGGCCTGCTCAGCGGCGCGGCTGTCAGTTACGTGGGAGACTACTTTCCGTACGAGCGGCGTGGCTGGGCTAACGGATGGGTGATGAGCGGGGTGGCTTTCGGGCAGATCGTGGGCATTCCGACCGGAACGCTGCTGGCCGGCTGGGCCGACTTCCGCTGGCCGTTTTTGATGTTCGGGCTGACCATGGCGCTGGCTACCATGCTGATCTGGCGCTATGTGCCGCAGCCGCCCGGTGTGCGCTCCGAGGCACCCCTTTCGCTATGCGAGGCGCTTCGGCGCTATCGTGGATTGCTGCGGCAGCCAACCACATCACGTTCACCGCTTGTGTATTTTCTGATGTTTTTCAGCATCGGACTTTTTCTGATCTACCTGCCGACCTGGCTGGAGCGCATGCGCGGATTCCGTACCCAGGAGATAGCCCTGCTTTTTCTGGTCGGCGGGCTGGCGAACGTCGTGGCCGGTCCGCTGGCCGGATGGCTTTCGGATCGCGTTGGACGCAAGCCCCTCATTGTAAGCGCCACGCTCGGCCTGGCTGTGCTGATGGCCGGTGCTCCGCTGCTCATGCGTAGCGGTCCGGTGATTTACGGAATGTTTGCCCTGGCGATGGCCTTGGTGGGCATGCGGATGAGCCCGCTCCAGTCGCTTTTGACGGCACTGGTGCCGGGAGCGCAGCGCGGCTCGCTCATGAGCCTGTCGATCGCGCTGGGACAGCTCGGCATCGGGATCAGTGGCGTAGCTGCTGGCTGGCTTTACGCGCAGTTCGGTTATCTGAGCACTGCCCTGCTGGGCGCGCTGGCGCTGCTGGTCATGGCGCTGGTGGTAGGCTACGGCCTGCCTGAACCTGCCCTGAAAGCTTCAGCGGTAGACGAGTAG
- a CDS encoding TonB-dependent receptor, with translation MKHLLLWTFLLPTVCLAQVQTGRVVGRVVDAETGEPLIGVNVLVIAKGTGAATDLEGRYEIVNLAPGTYTLRFSYVGYVNQIVQGVVVRPGKTTRLDLSLVPESVGLEAVVVEARLLRNTEAALLAERQKAAAVSDAISAERISRTGSNNAADALEKVTGASVLDGRYVYVRGLGERYMNARLNGLDLPSADPDRKAVPFDLFPASLLDHIVTVKTFTPDQPGSFTGGSVNLSTRAFPEALSISFSTSITYRPQMVGFGNPIPAVPGANPGTWGLRADRLDVPSLLKTYRFERIPSLSQAILNAEKARLLDQLSRALAPEMTPVYRPAPLNRSYTLSAGNRFELGGDRLLGVVASFSYRRQATAYDDGIWARYRLTGRDEAVLSEDNYLRTLSGTDEVIWGSLIHASLRLHRHHELGLSLIQNHSAESTARYQWGRFLSQFRPEDIYETRSLIYIERDLRTYQVRGKHVLGSPFQSAILRWDFATTRTWQNEPDRRFFTDHYRLRPRNDGTVDTLYIIRATTPPQRYFRYLEESNQVGNLALEVPFATNFRLKVGGYLEHKTRTYRERKFVLRQHRGLRYDGDPATYFSPNNLGIIQERDLNGDGSPDLFTFGLYLQEDTQPSSNYDGSQHIGAGFAMIDWMPVRRLRVITGLRYETTDIEVVSHDTTKDVGRLQHADWLPAATFIYQLANNMNLRLAYGRTLARPVFRELAPYSTFEYVGGYLLTGNPNLRRTLVDNFDLRWEWFIRPGELLAASLFFKYFDDPIEVVYQPFAPNDSPEVQYRNVEDATLYGLELEVRKRLDFLSRTLRHFEFSANVTLVHSTVRVPAEELQSIRELRPNAPATRSLQGQSPYLLNADLSYVHEQRGTAVSLYYNVFGPRLKEVGLGGTPDTYEQPRHTLDLNISQRLLTNLSLNVSAKNLLNARYRVAHFYRGREYVTRDYGSGRSFSVGLRFQY, from the coding sequence ATGAAACACCTGCTGCTATGGACTTTTCTGCTGCCGACAGTCTGTCTGGCTCAGGTCCAGACAGGACGCGTTGTAGGAAGGGTGGTCGATGCTGAAACGGGCGAGCCGCTTATCGGCGTGAACGTGCTTGTGATAGCAAAGGGCACCGGCGCTGCCACCGACCTGGAGGGTCGCTATGAAATTGTCAATCTCGCTCCGGGCACCTATACGCTGCGCTTCTCCTACGTGGGCTATGTAAACCAGATCGTCCAGGGCGTTGTGGTGCGTCCCGGGAAAACAACCCGTCTTGACCTCAGCCTCGTTCCGGAATCGGTAGGCCTCGAAGCGGTGGTAGTCGAAGCGCGTCTGCTGCGTAACACCGAAGCGGCCCTGCTGGCCGAACGGCAGAAGGCAGCCGCTGTGAGCGACGCGATCAGCGCCGAAAGGATCAGCCGCACCGGCAGTAACAATGCAGCTGATGCCCTGGAAAAGGTAACAGGCGCTTCGGTGCTCGACGGCAGGTATGTCTACGTGCGTGGCCTGGGCGAACGCTACATGAATGCCCGGCTCAACGGACTGGACCTTCCCAGCGCTGACCCTGACCGCAAGGCGGTACCCTTCGACCTGTTTCCCGCTTCCCTGCTGGACCATATTGTGACCGTCAAAACGTTCACACCCGATCAGCCAGGCAGCTTCACCGGTGGCAGCGTTAACCTGAGCACGCGAGCCTTTCCTGAGGCCTTATCCATCAGCTTTTCTACCTCAATCACCTATCGTCCTCAGATGGTCGGCTTTGGCAATCCGATCCCGGCCGTACCCGGAGCCAATCCAGGCACCTGGGGCCTTCGCGCTGATCGCCTCGACGTGCCTTCGCTTTTGAAAACGTACCGATTCGAACGCATTCCCTCACTCAGCCAGGCTATCCTGAATGCCGAAAAAGCTCGGCTACTGGACCAGCTCTCACGGGCCCTTGCGCCCGAGATGACGCCCGTTTATCGGCCGGCTCCGCTTAACCGGAGCTATACGCTCTCGGCAGGCAATCGCTTCGAGCTGGGCGGCGACCGGCTGCTGGGGGTTGTAGCCAGCTTTAGCTACCGACGACAAGCTACGGCCTATGACGACGGCATCTGGGCCCGTTATCGGCTAACCGGACGCGATGAAGCGGTTCTTTCCGAAGATAACTATCTGCGCACCCTTTCAGGCACCGATGAGGTCATCTGGGGCAGCCTGATCCACGCCTCGCTTCGCTTGCATCGACACCATGAACTGGGCCTTAGCCTCATCCAGAACCACAGTGCTGAAAGCACCGCCCGCTATCAATGGGGGCGCTTTTTATCCCAGTTCCGCCCCGAAGATATCTACGAAACGCGCTCGCTCATCTACATCGAGCGTGACCTGCGCACCTATCAGGTCCGCGGCAAGCATGTCCTGGGCAGCCCATTTCAGTCCGCCATATTGCGTTGGGACTTCGCCACTACCCGCACCTGGCAGAATGAGCCCGACCGCCGCTTCTTCACAGATCATTACCGTCTCCGTCCTCGCAACGATGGCACGGTTGATACCCTCTACATCATCCGGGCCACCACCCCCCCTCAGCGCTATTTTCGCTACCTGGAGGAATCCAACCAGGTAGGCAATCTGGCACTGGAAGTGCCCTTTGCGACCAACTTTCGCCTCAAAGTGGGGGGCTACCTGGAGCACAAAACCCGCACCTATCGTGAGCGCAAATTCGTACTGCGCCAGCATCGAGGCCTTCGCTACGACGGCGACCCGGCCACCTACTTTAGCCCGAATAATCTGGGCATCATTCAGGAGCGCGATCTAAATGGCGATGGCTCCCCCGATCTGTTCACCTTCGGTCTTTATCTGCAGGAAGACACACAGCCTTCGTCCAATTACGACGGGAGTCAGCACATAGGGGCAGGCTTTGCCATGATCGATTGGATGCCTGTGCGCCGGTTGCGTGTCATCACGGGTCTGCGTTACGAGACCACCGACATCGAGGTGGTCAGTCACGACACCACGAAGGATGTCGGCCGCCTGCAGCATGCCGACTGGCTCCCGGCTGCCACCTTCATTTATCAACTGGCCAACAACATGAACCTGCGTCTGGCGTACGGTCGCACGCTGGCCCGACCGGTCTTTCGGGAGCTGGCGCCCTACTCGACCTTCGAGTATGTAGGCGGCTATCTGCTCACGGGCAATCCCAACCTGCGCCGCACGCTTGTGGACAATTTCGACCTGCGCTGGGAATGGTTCATCCGTCCCGGTGAGTTACTGGCCGCCAGCCTTTTCTTCAAGTACTTCGACGATCCGATTGAGGTTGTCTATCAACCTTTTGCCCCCAACGATAGCCCCGAGGTGCAGTATCGCAATGTGGAAGATGCCACCCTCTACGGGTTAGAGCTGGAGGTGCGCAAGCGGTTGGACTTTCTAAGCAGGACCCTGCGCCACTTTGAATTTAGCGCCAACGTGACGCTGGTGCACTCGACAGTACGGGTACCTGCCGAGGAGTTGCAATCGATTCGGGAGTTGCGGCCTAACGCTCCGGCCACACGCTCGCTACAGGGCCAGTCGCCTTACCTCCTCAACGCCGACCTGAGCTACGTGCACGAGCAACGCGGAACGGCCGTGAGCCTTTACTACAACGTGTTTGGTCCGCGCCTGAAGGAAGTCGGGTTGGGCGGTACACCCGACACCTACGAGCAGCCACGTCACACGTTGGATCTAAATATTAGTCAGCGGCTGCTAACCAACCTGTCGCTCAACGTATCGGCGAAGAACCTGCTGAACGCTCGCTACCGGGTCGCTCATTTCTACAGAGGGCGAGAGTATGTAACACGCGATTATGGAAGCGGGCGATCGTTTTCCGTTGGGCTACGCTTTCAATACTGA
- a CDS encoding T9SS type A sorting domain-containing protein, with amino-acid sequence MKPRFTTLVFLLMWPLLSHAQPVVIVTDADIGPGDQVTWTSDNIYVLDGFVFVEEGATLTIEPGTIIKGKPGTGENASALIITRGARIYAEGTPDRPIIFTAEADPLDGSFDASIRGQWGGLILLGRARTNLANGEANIEGIPSTETRARYGCVPHNTTPTTVDDCDDNDNSGVLRYVSIRHGGSNIGADNEINGLTLGAVGRGTTIEYVEVFANEDDGFEFFGGTVNTRYLVAAFCGDDAFDYDEGFRGKGQFWFAIMSSDVGNRAGEHDGGRDPEDGQPFAIPLIYNATYIGAGASSGNADNDTFVFRDNAGGKYFNSIFTDFGNIGIEVEDVANVNVDSRQRLEQGDLVLANNIWWGFGAGNNLADFAPQDFVQQHLQANHNVVEDPMLRSISRIPDGGLDPRPRPGSPALTLPRAPYPENDTFFTPVAYIGAFGPDTLWIKGWTKLAQLGILTGLTPPTRTRPTTIILGAGYPNPFRSKTTLTLVLHQTQPVRLAVYDLLGREVARLVEGVRPSGTYRFTFDGTHLAAGTYLVRLETPSGVQVRTLTRLP; translated from the coding sequence ATGAAGCCACGTTTTACCACGCTGGTGTTTCTGCTGATGTGGCCTCTCCTGAGCCACGCGCAGCCTGTGGTGATCGTCACCGATGCCGACATCGGTCCGGGCGATCAGGTCACCTGGACCAGCGATAACATCTATGTGCTGGACGGCTTTGTCTTCGTCGAAGAAGGGGCCACGCTTACCATTGAGCCCGGCACCATCATCAAGGGAAAACCCGGTACCGGCGAAAACGCCTCAGCCCTCATTATCACACGCGGCGCACGCATCTATGCTGAGGGGACCCCTGATCGTCCTATCATCTTTACCGCCGAAGCTGACCCGCTCGACGGTAGCTTCGACGCTTCCATCCGCGGCCAATGGGGCGGTCTGATTCTCCTCGGACGCGCCCGCACCAACCTGGCTAATGGCGAAGCCAACATCGAGGGCATTCCTTCCACTGAAACCCGTGCCCGCTATGGATGCGTGCCGCACAATACGACACCTACCACCGTCGACGACTGCGATGACAACGACAATTCCGGGGTGCTCCGCTACGTCTCCATTCGCCATGGCGGCTCCAACATTGGTGCCGACAATGAAATCAATGGGTTGACGCTCGGCGCTGTCGGCCGCGGCACCACCATTGAATACGTTGAAGTCTTTGCGAACGAAGACGACGGCTTTGAATTCTTCGGCGGTACCGTCAACACCCGCTATCTGGTAGCCGCCTTTTGTGGCGACGACGCCTTCGACTACGACGAAGGATTCCGTGGCAAAGGGCAGTTCTGGTTCGCTATCATGTCGTCCGACGTAGGCAACCGGGCTGGTGAGCACGATGGTGGTCGCGATCCCGAAGACGGACAGCCCTTCGCCATCCCCCTCATCTACAACGCCACCTACATCGGGGCAGGCGCCAGCTCCGGCAACGCCGACAACGATACCTTCGTCTTCCGCGACAACGCAGGCGGTAAATACTTCAATTCCATCTTTACCGACTTCGGTAACATCGGCATTGAGGTGGAAGATGTAGCCAACGTCAACGTCGATAGTCGTCAGCGCCTCGAACAGGGGGATCTGGTGCTGGCCAACAATATCTGGTGGGGTTTCGGTGCCGGCAACAACCTGGCCGATTTTGCACCACAGGACTTTGTACAGCAACACCTGCAGGCCAACCACAACGTCGTCGAAGATCCCATGCTACGCAGCATCAGCCGCATACCTGATGGCGGTCTGGATCCACGGCCGCGTCCGGGCTCCCCGGCCCTGACGCTTCCCCGAGCCCCCTACCCCGAAAATGATACTTTCTTCACGCCCGTAGCCTATATCGGCGCCTTTGGCCCCGACACCCTCTGGATCAAAGGCTGGACGAAACTTGCGCAACTGGGCATTCTGACGGGCCTGACGCCCCCTACCCGAACACGCCCGACTACCATCATCCTGGGGGCTGGATACCCCAACCCCTTTCGCTCCAAGACAACCCTGACCCTTGTGTTGCATCAAACGCAACCTGTGCGCCTGGCCGTTTACGATCTGCTGGGACGTGAAGTCGCGCGCCTTGTCGAGGGCGTCCGCCCATCTGGCACCTACCGGTTTACCTTCGACGGCACCCACCTGGCAGCCGGCACCTATCTGGTCCGCCTTGAAACTCCATCGGGCGTACAGGTTCGAACGCTGACGCGCCTACCCTGA
- the recJ gene encoding single-stranded-DNA-specific exonuclease RecJ yields the protein MRKYRWVRRPLADPDAVATLMAAARYLPEPLARVLVARGITTVEAARAFFRPRLDQLHDPFLMADMEAAARRLARAIEHREHVLVYGDYDVDGTTATALMTSFLKARGVPVRFFVPHRFRHGYGLTRKALEEALEAGTRLLIALDCGITAAEEAAYARTRGVDLIICDHHTAGASLPEAVAVLDPKRPDCPYPFPELSGCAVAFKLVQATLQVLGESPESAYTYLDLVALSTAADIVPLTGENRVLMAEGLRYLRQSPRPGLQQLATRARWPLEQLTMHGIVFGLAPRINAAGRLGDANRAVALLLAEDPTVAEALAAELDMANRERQQLDRQTLEEAIAQAERQISARDDRYALVLYRPDWHLGVIGIVASRIVERFYRPTILLCAVDSILKGSARSIAGVNIYDALRDCEDLLLQFGGHTYAAGLALEEARLEAFRERFNEAVSARLTPELLIPRLEIDALLDLHMLDARFWRLLQRFGPHGPENEEPLFMARDLEVVNEPQLVGSEGKHLKFFVRQRAHPDDPPCEVIGFGLQRLLPIVQHSRRTGQPLALAFTLQENSWQGQTRLQLRLRDLKLQRVEAPANKIS from the coding sequence ATGCGCAAATATCGGTGGGTTCGCCGGCCGCTGGCCGATCCGGACGCCGTGGCCACGTTAATGGCGGCGGCGCGTTATCTTCCTGAACCGCTGGCCCGTGTGCTGGTGGCGCGCGGTATTACGACGGTGGAGGCTGCCCGTGCGTTCTTTCGTCCACGCCTGGATCAGTTGCACGATCCCTTCCTGATGGCCGACATGGAGGCGGCCGCCCGTCGCCTGGCCCGGGCGATTGAACACCGGGAGCATGTGTTGGTCTATGGTGACTACGACGTGGACGGCACCACAGCTACGGCGCTCATGACCTCGTTTCTAAAAGCGCGTGGCGTGCCCGTCCGCTTCTTTGTACCCCATCGCTTCCGGCATGGCTACGGCCTTACCCGGAAAGCGCTTGAAGAAGCCCTGGAGGCCGGCACCCGGTTGTTAATCGCGCTGGACTGCGGCATCACGGCCGCCGAAGAAGCTGCCTATGCCCGCACACGAGGCGTCGATCTGATCATCTGTGATCACCATACGGCCGGCGCGTCCTTGCCAGAAGCCGTGGCGGTGCTCGATCCCAAACGCCCGGACTGCCCTTATCCGTTTCCCGAACTTTCGGGCTGTGCGGTAGCTTTCAAGCTGGTACAGGCAACGCTCCAGGTACTGGGCGAATCGCCTGAATCGGCCTATACCTATCTCGACCTGGTGGCCCTCTCGACGGCAGCCGACATCGTGCCGTTGACCGGCGAAAACCGCGTGCTCATGGCCGAAGGACTGCGCTATCTGCGCCAGAGTCCCCGTCCGGGCCTGCAGCAACTGGCCACTCGGGCCCGATGGCCGCTGGAGCAGCTCACCATGCATGGCATCGTGTTTGGGCTGGCTCCACGTATCAACGCAGCCGGACGCCTGGGCGACGCCAACCGGGCCGTGGCCCTGCTGCTGGCCGAAGACCCGACCGTGGCCGAAGCCCTGGCAGCCGAACTGGACATGGCCAACCGCGAACGCCAGCAACTTGACCGTCAGACGCTCGAAGAAGCGATCGCCCAGGCTGAACGCCAGATCTCGGCCCGTGACGACCGCTATGCCCTGGTGCTCTACCGCCCTGACTGGCACCTGGGCGTCATCGGAATCGTAGCCAGCCGAATCGTCGAACGCTTTTACCGCCCCACAATCCTGCTCTGCGCCGTCGATTCCATTCTTAAAGGTTCAGCCCGCTCAATCGCCGGTGTCAACATCTACGACGCTCTCCGCGACTGCGAAGACCTACTACTGCAATTCGGCGGGCATACGTATGCGGCCGGGCTGGCCCTGGAAGAAGCCCGACTCGAAGCCTTCCGCGAACGCTTCAACGAAGCCGTAAGCGCCCGACTGACCCCTGAACTACTGATTCCCCGCCTGGAAATCGATGCGCTGCTTGATCTGCACATGCTTGACGCGCGCTTCTGGCGTCTGCTCCAGCGTTTCGGACCGCACGGCCCTGAAAACGAAGAACCTCTGTTTATGGCCCGCGATCTGGAAGTGGTGAACGAACCCCAACTGGTAGGCAGTGAGGGCAAACACCTGAAGTTTTTCGTGCGCCAGCGCGCCCACCCCGATGATCCCCCCTGCGAGGTCATTGGCTTCGGGCTACAACGACTCCTGCCGATTGTACAGCACAGCCGCCGCACCGGCCAACCGCTTGCGCTGGCTTTTACACTCCAGGAAAACTCCTGGCAGGGACAGACCCGCCTCCAGCTCCGACTACGCGATCTGAAACTGCAACGCGTCGAAGCTCCGGCCAACAAAATTTCTTGA
- a CDS encoding FeoA family protein: MRSDAAPLTCFQKGQHVQIEWLALEEEHAQRLRELGVREGCRVCVMLNADKCILGIGACRLALQREVAMRLFAVPA, from the coding sequence ATGCGGAGTGATGCGGCCCCGCTGACCTGTTTCCAGAAAGGGCAACATGTGCAGATCGAATGGCTGGCCCTGGAGGAGGAGCATGCGCAACGGCTTCGAGAGCTGGGCGTGCGCGAAGGCTGCCGGGTCTGCGTCATGCTCAACGCCGACAAATGCATCCTCGGGATCGGTGCCTGTCGGCTGGCCCTGCAACGTGAAGTAGCCATGCGGCTGTTTGCTGTGCCTGCCTGA